A genomic window from Motacilla alba alba isolate MOTALB_02 chromosome 2, Motacilla_alba_V1.0_pri, whole genome shotgun sequence includes:
- the NPBWR1 gene encoding neuropeptides B/W receptor type 1 has protein sequence MENSSLPEINSSCADCTGRGHGSLDVSTTPVSPRYYITVPVIYSVICAVGLTGNTAVIYVILKAPKMKTVTNIFILNLAIADELFTLVLPINIADYLLLQWPFGELMCKLIISIDQYNIFSSIYFLTVMSIDRYLVVAATTKSRKVSYRTCRAAKIVSLCVWSFVTVIILPFAVFAKIHKEQGRSHCVFVFPHPEGMWWKGSRIYTLILGFVIPVSTICTLYTTMLCRLRHVQLHCNAKALDKAKKKVTLMVVAILGVCLLCWTPFHLSTVVALIMDIPQTPLVIGISYFITSLSYANSCFNPFLYAFLDESFRRSFCKLIDCRATS, from the coding sequence ATGGAGAACTCCTCCCTCCCTGAAATCAATTCCTCATGCGCAGACTGCACTGGAAGAGGACATGGGAGTCTGGATGTGTCCACTACTCCAGTAAGCCCCAGATACTACATCACAGTGCCTGTCATCTACTCTGTCATCTGTGCCGTGGGACTGACAGGCAACACTGCGGTCATCTATGTAATCCTCAAAGCACCAAAGATGAAAACAGTAACCAACATCTTCATCCTCAACCTGGCCATTGCTGATGAGCTCTTTACCTTAGTGCTGCCCATCAACATTGCTGACTACTTGCTCCTGCAGTGGCCCTTCGGAGAGCTCATGTGCAAGCTCATCATCTCCATAGACCAATACAACATCTTCTCCAGCATCTACTTCCTCACTGTCATGAGCATTGACCGCTACCTCGTCGTAGCGGCCACCACCAAGTCCAGGAAGGTGTCCTACCGCACCTGCCGAGCAGCCAAGATTGTGAGCCTCTGCGTCTGGTCCTTCGTCACCGTCATCATCCTGCCCTTCGCCGTCTTTGCCAAGATACACAAGGAGCAGGGGCGCTCCCACTGCGTCTTCGTGTTCCCCCACCCCGAGGGCATGTGGTGGAAAGGCAGTCGGATCTACACCCTTATTTTAGGCTTTGTCATCCCAGTGTCCACCATCTGCACCCTGTACACCACCATGCTGTGCAGGCTGAGACATGTCCAGCTCCACTGCAATGCAAAAGCTCTggacaaagccaaaaaaaaggTGACGCTGATGGTGGTTGCTATCTTGGGtgtgtgcctgctctgctggacaCCGTTTCACCTTAGCACAGTGGTGGCCCTCATCATGGACATCCCACAAACTCCACTCGTCATTGGGATTTCCTATTTCATCACCAGCCTAAGCTATGCCAACAGCTGCTTCAACCCTTTCCTGTATGCCTTTCTGGATGAAAGCTTCCGGAGGAGCTTTTGCAAACTGATTGATTGCAGAGCCACCTCATAA